A genomic window from Streptomyces sp. HUAS YS2 includes:
- a CDS encoding DUF4132 domain-containing protein — protein MGWIDTESGGYAVTLEGTRVLCRNAAGRTLKQVPPKLKDDPEVVRLRQLAEWLERHERECREQVDAWLVRSLPVPVTLLARVWPDPAWRAALRDLVVAPVGADGAADVARAGFLRDADPDPERGLGVVDLDGDSVRLGPAQGVESVLIPHPVLLLDDLDELREFAAELGVEQGAEQLFREVWRRPEDAGAGESGEGAVDEWRAYADGKFEQLRHATARAAALGYRVRGGHAVCPLVEDGRSLEAAYWLGEDYPDAEGWTGSLEWRDRTGRRLPLAEVGPVAWSEGERMAALVYASRVVDEEGDAR, from the coding sequence ATGGGCTGGATCGATACGGAGAGCGGCGGCTACGCCGTCACACTGGAGGGCACCAGGGTGCTCTGCCGGAACGCGGCCGGGCGCACGCTCAAGCAGGTGCCGCCGAAGCTGAAGGACGACCCGGAGGTCGTGCGGCTGCGGCAGCTCGCGGAGTGGCTCGAGCGGCACGAACGGGAGTGCCGCGAGCAGGTCGACGCGTGGCTGGTGCGCTCCCTCCCGGTGCCGGTGACCCTGCTGGCCCGGGTGTGGCCGGACCCGGCGTGGCGGGCCGCGCTGCGGGACCTGGTGGTCGCGCCGGTGGGCGCGGACGGCGCGGCGGACGTGGCGCGGGCGGGCTTCCTGCGGGACGCGGACCCGGATCCGGAGCGGGGGCTCGGGGTCGTCGACCTCGACGGCGACTCGGTGCGTCTTGGCCCGGCGCAGGGCGTGGAGTCCGTGCTGATCCCGCACCCGGTGCTGCTCCTGGACGACCTGGACGAGCTGCGCGAGTTCGCGGCGGAGCTCGGCGTGGAGCAGGGCGCGGAGCAGTTGTTCCGCGAGGTGTGGCGGCGGCCGGAGGACGCGGGGGCCGGGGAGTCCGGGGAGGGCGCCGTCGACGAGTGGCGGGCTTACGCGGACGGGAAGTTCGAGCAGTTGCGGCACGCCACGGCGCGCGCGGCGGCGCTGGGCTACCGGGTCCGCGGCGGTCACGCGGTGTGTCCGCTGGTGGAGGACGGCCGGTCGCTGGAGGCGGCGTACTGGCTGGGCGAGGACTACCCGGACGCGGAGGGCTGGACGGGCTCGCTGGAGTGGCGGGACCGGACGGGCCGGCGGCTGCCGCTGGCCGAGGTGGGGCCGGTCGCCTGGTCGGAGGGCGAGCGGATGGCCGCGCTGGTGTACGCGAGCCGGGTCGTGGACGAGGAGGGGGACGCCCGATGA
- a CDS encoding sirohydrochlorin chelatase — MTDPDLTFAGATQLLGRITAQLGTQLSHVRLDGTRRPMSTPTLVAVAHGSRDPRALPAVHDLLDRVRELRPGLDVRLGHIELNAPLLPDTLAGLAPGGHAVLVPLLFGRGHHVTHDLPAAAAAAAALRTRVAAPLGPHPLLVEALYERLVEAGWTGAHGASRNTAVVLASAGSRAPESAADIRRTAALLAERLGVPVVAAYASAATPTVPEAVRALAARGRHRVAVASLFTAPGLFATRSAAQAPWIAAAPLAGHPALARLVLHRYDHALGTTRTPTPGRELAAA, encoded by the coding sequence ATGACGGATCCGGACCTCACCTTCGCCGGCGCGACCCAGCTGCTCGGCCGGATCACCGCCCAGCTCGGCACCCAGCTGAGTCATGTCCGACTCGACGGAACGCGCAGACCCATGAGCACTCCCACCCTCGTAGCCGTCGCCCACGGCAGCCGCGACCCCCGCGCGCTCCCCGCCGTCCACGACCTGCTCGACCGGGTCCGCGAGCTCCGCCCCGGACTCGACGTCCGCCTCGGCCACATCGAGCTGAACGCCCCGCTGCTCCCCGACACCCTCGCCGGCCTCGCCCCCGGCGGCCACGCGGTGCTCGTGCCGCTGCTGTTCGGCCGCGGCCACCACGTCACCCACGACCTGCCCGCCGCGGCCGCGGCCGCGGCGGCGCTGCGCACCCGGGTCGCCGCCCCGCTCGGCCCGCACCCCCTGCTCGTCGAGGCGCTGTACGAACGCCTCGTCGAGGCCGGCTGGACCGGGGCGCACGGCGCCTCCCGGAACACCGCGGTGGTCCTCGCCTCCGCGGGCTCGCGCGCCCCCGAGTCCGCCGCCGACATCCGCCGCACGGCCGCCCTGCTCGCCGAGCGCCTCGGCGTGCCCGTCGTCGCCGCGTACGCCTCCGCCGCCACGCCCACGGTCCCCGAGGCGGTCCGCGCGCTGGCCGCCCGCGGCCGGCACCGGGTCGCCGTCGCCTCCCTCTTCACCGCCCCCGGCCTCTTCGCCACCCGCAGCGCCGCCCAGGCCCCCTGGATCGCCGCCGCCCCGCTGGCCGGCCACCCCGCCCTGGCCCGCCTGGTCCTCCACCGCTACGACCATGCCCTCGGAACCACCCGCACCCCCACCCCCGGGCGAGAACTCGCCGCCGCCTAG
- a CDS encoding NAD(P)/FAD-dependent oxidoreductase — protein sequence MVDADQTFVIVGGGLAGAKAAETLRAEGFSGRVILIGDERDHPYERPPLSKGYLTGKAERDSVFVHEPAWYAQNDIELHLGQPVTAVDRDARTVRLGDGTVIRFDKLLLATGAEPRRLDIPGTDLAGVHHLRRLAHADRLRHVLASLGRDNGHLVIAGGGWIGLEVAAAARGYGAEVTIIEPEPTPLHRVLGPELGQLFADLHTDHGVRFHFGAMLTEIVGQDGMVLAVRTADGEEHPAHAVLAAIGAAPRTALAENAGLALVDRADGGGIAVDASLRTSDPDIFAAGDVAAAQNPLLHTRIRVEHWANALNGGPAAALAMLGRNVSYDRVPYFFSDQYDLGMEYSGWAPPGSYDQVVARGDVGKREFIAFWLREGRVVAGMNVNVWDVTEAIQKLIRSGAAVDPDALADPSVPLESLV from the coding sequence GTGGTCGACGCAGATCAGACCTTCGTCATCGTCGGCGGGGGCCTGGCCGGGGCGAAGGCGGCGGAGACGCTCCGCGCCGAGGGATTCTCCGGCCGGGTCATCCTCATCGGGGACGAGCGCGACCACCCGTACGAACGCCCACCGCTCTCCAAGGGCTACCTGACGGGCAAGGCCGAGCGGGACAGCGTCTTCGTCCACGAGCCCGCCTGGTACGCGCAGAACGACATCGAGCTGCACCTCGGCCAGCCCGTCACCGCAGTCGACCGGGACGCCCGCACCGTCCGCCTCGGTGACGGCACCGTGATCCGCTTCGACAAGCTGCTCCTCGCCACCGGCGCCGAGCCGCGCCGCCTCGACATCCCCGGCACCGACCTCGCCGGCGTGCACCACCTGCGCCGGCTCGCCCACGCCGACCGGCTGCGGCACGTCCTCGCCTCCCTCGGCCGGGACAACGGCCACCTGGTGATCGCCGGCGGTGGATGGATCGGCCTGGAGGTCGCCGCCGCCGCCCGCGGCTACGGCGCCGAGGTCACGATCATCGAGCCCGAGCCCACCCCGCTGCACCGTGTCCTCGGCCCCGAGCTCGGCCAGCTCTTCGCCGACCTGCACACCGACCACGGCGTCCGCTTCCACTTCGGCGCCATGCTCACCGAGATCGTGGGCCAGGACGGCATGGTCCTCGCCGTGCGCACCGCCGACGGCGAGGAGCACCCCGCGCACGCCGTGCTCGCCGCGATCGGCGCCGCCCCGCGCACCGCGCTGGCCGAGAACGCCGGGCTCGCCCTCGTCGACCGGGCCGACGGCGGCGGCATCGCCGTCGACGCGAGCCTGCGCACCTCCGACCCGGACATCTTCGCCGCCGGCGACGTGGCCGCCGCCCAGAACCCGCTCCTCCACACCCGGATCCGCGTCGAGCACTGGGCCAACGCGCTCAACGGCGGCCCCGCCGCCGCCCTCGCCATGCTCGGCAGGAACGTCTCCTACGACCGGGTCCCGTACTTCTTCTCCGACCAGTACGACCTCGGCATGGAGTACTCGGGCTGGGCGCCGCCCGGTTCGTACGACCAGGTCGTGGCGCGCGGCGACGTCGGCAAGCGCGAGTTCATCGCCTTCTGGCTGCGCGAGGGCCGGGTCGTCGCCGGCATGAACGTGAATGTGTGGGACGTCACAGAAGCGATCCAGAAGCTCATCCGGTCCGGTGCGGCCGTGGACCCGGACGCCCTCGCAGACCCCTCCGTGCCCCTGGAGAGCCTCGTCTGA
- a CDS encoding ABC transporter ATP-binding protein: MAGPGGRMMMGQSGERSMDFKGSGKRLLKQLAPERGALWLMLLAGVLSVAASVVGPKILGRATDLVFAGVIGRDMPAGVTKEQAIAKLRADGDGGMADMLSGVDFTPGQGIDFSAVGQVLLLVLAVYVAAGLLMLVSTRMSIKVINRTVYRMREDVQAKLARLPLSYFDKAKRGEVLSRATNDIDNISQTLQQSMGQLINSLLTIVGVLAMMFWISPLLALVALVTVPLSVVVAARIGKRSQPHFVQQWKSTGRLNAHVEEMYSGHSLVKVFGRQEESARDFAEQNEALYDAGFKAQFNSGVMQPVMFFVSNLNYVLVAVVGGLRVASGSLSIGDVQAFIQYSRQFSMPLTQVASMANLVQSGIASAERIFELLDAEEQAPDAPETERPEQLKGRVALENVAFRYEPDKPLIEDLSLTVEPGQTVAIVGPTGAGKTTLVNLLMRFYEVTGGRITLDGVDVSAMSREDLRAGIGMVLQDTWLFGGSIADNIAYGASRGVTREEIEEAARAAHADRFVRTLPDGYDTVIDDEGSNVSAGEKQLITIARAFLSDPVILVLDEATSSVDTRTEVLIQKAMARLAHGRTSFVIAHRLSTIRDADVILVMENGAIVEQGTHSELLAAEGAYARLYAAQFAQAVAEVD, encoded by the coding sequence ATGGCCGGTCCTGGCGGACGCATGATGATGGGCCAGTCCGGTGAGCGGTCCATGGACTTCAAGGGCTCCGGCAAGCGGCTGCTGAAGCAGCTGGCGCCGGAGCGCGGCGCGCTGTGGCTGATGCTGCTGGCCGGTGTGCTCAGCGTGGCGGCCTCGGTGGTCGGGCCGAAGATCCTCGGCAGGGCGACGGACCTGGTGTTCGCGGGCGTCATCGGCCGCGACATGCCGGCGGGCGTCACCAAGGAACAGGCGATCGCGAAGCTGCGCGCGGACGGCGACGGCGGCATGGCGGACATGCTGTCCGGGGTGGACTTCACGCCCGGGCAGGGCATCGACTTCTCGGCGGTCGGCCAGGTGCTGCTGCTGGTCCTCGCGGTCTACGTGGCGGCCGGTCTGCTGATGCTGGTGTCGACCCGGATGTCGATCAAGGTGATCAATCGGACCGTGTACCGGATGCGCGAGGACGTCCAGGCGAAGCTGGCGCGGCTGCCGCTGTCGTACTTCGACAAGGCCAAGCGCGGCGAGGTGCTGAGCCGGGCGACCAACGACATCGACAACATCTCGCAGACCCTGCAGCAGTCGATGGGGCAGCTGATCAACTCACTGCTCACCATCGTCGGCGTGCTGGCGATGATGTTCTGGATCTCGCCGCTGCTCGCGCTGGTGGCGCTGGTGACGGTGCCGCTGTCGGTGGTCGTGGCGGCGCGGATCGGCAAGCGCTCGCAGCCGCACTTCGTGCAGCAGTGGAAGTCCACCGGCCGGCTGAACGCGCACGTCGAGGAGATGTACTCCGGGCACTCCCTGGTGAAGGTCTTCGGGCGGCAGGAGGAGTCGGCGCGGGACTTCGCGGAGCAGAACGAGGCGCTGTACGACGCCGGGTTCAAGGCGCAGTTCAACAGCGGCGTGATGCAGCCGGTGATGTTCTTCGTGTCGAACCTGAACTACGTGCTCGTCGCCGTCGTCGGCGGTCTGCGGGTCGCCTCGGGCTCGCTGTCGATCGGTGACGTGCAGGCGTTCATCCAGTACTCGCGGCAGTTCTCGATGCCGCTGACGCAGGTCGCGTCGATGGCGAACCTGGTGCAGTCGGGCATCGCCTCCGCCGAGCGGATCTTCGAGCTGCTCGACGCGGAGGAGCAGGCGCCGGACGCCCCGGAGACCGAGCGTCCGGAGCAGCTCAAGGGCCGGGTCGCGCTGGAGAACGTGGCGTTCCGCTACGAGCCGGACAAGCCGCTGATCGAGGACCTGTCGCTGACGGTGGAGCCCGGTCAGACGGTCGCGATCGTCGGCCCGACGGGCGCGGGCAAGACCACGCTGGTGAACCTGCTGATGCGGTTCTACGAGGTGACCGGCGGCCGGATCACCCTCGACGGGGTGGACGTGTCCGCCATGTCGCGGGAGGACCTGCGGGCCGGCATCGGCATGGTGCTCCAGGACACCTGGCTGTTCGGCGGCAGCATCGCCGACAACATCGCGTACGGCGCGTCGCGTGGGGTGACCCGGGAGGAGATCGAGGAGGCCGCGCGGGCCGCGCACGCGGACCGGTTCGTCCGGACCCTCCCGGACGGGTACGACACGGTCATCGACGACGAGGGCTCGAACGTCAGCGCCGGCGAGAAGCAGCTGATCACCATCGCGCGGGCGTTCCTGTCCGACCCGGTGATCCTGGTCCTCGACGAGGCGACCAGCTCCGTCGACACCCGTACCGAGGTGCTGATCCAGAAGGCCATGGCCCGCCTCGCGCACGGCCGTACGTCCTTCGTGATCGCGCACCGGCTCTCCACGATCCGGGACGCCGACGTGATCTTGGTGATGGAGAATGGGGCCATCGTCGAGCAGGGCACCCACAGCGAACTGCTGGCGGCGGAGGGCGCGTACGCGCGCCTGTACGCGGCCCAGTTCGCCCAGGCGGTGGCCGAGGTCGACTGA
- a CDS encoding deoxyguanosinetriphosphate triphosphohydrolase: MDGMDGMDGIGGIDGITDTPGYDEAAIERWAAEPDKRPGRTAFQRDRARVLHSAALRRLAGKTQVVTPGTRSHAWDASPRTRLTHSLECAQVGRELGAALGCDPDLVEAACLSHDMGHPPFGHNGEQALNDFAKDCGGFEGNAQSLRLLTRIEPKRFIADPATGAPVSVGLNLTRAALDAATKYPWPRGGHPAHPGSPKFGVYEDDRPVFDWIREGAPGHRKCFEAQVMDWSDDVAYSVHDFEDGLHAGHIDPNLLYAEPERDDIWRVAVGRYVPEDTDPQELADALDRLVEQDWWPHGYDGSAVAQARLKDATSQLIGRFCLAAEGATRAAYGSGRLTRYAAELVVPRETRNECAVLKAVADRYVMQRAEQEALRADQRIVLAELAEALTSRAPDSLEPQFRALFLAAPDDRARKRVIVDQIASLTDASARTLHDRLTARRA, translated from the coding sequence ATGGACGGCATGGACGGCATGGACGGCATCGGCGGCATCGACGGCATCACGGACACCCCCGGCTACGACGAGGCGGCCATCGAGCGCTGGGCCGCCGAGCCCGACAAGCGGCCCGGCCGGACGGCCTTCCAGCGCGACCGCGCGCGGGTGCTGCACTCCGCGGCGCTGCGCCGGCTCGCCGGCAAGACGCAGGTCGTCACACCGGGCACGCGCAGTCATGCCTGGGACGCCAGCCCGCGTACCCGGCTCACCCACTCCCTCGAATGCGCCCAGGTCGGCCGCGAGCTGGGCGCCGCGCTCGGTTGCGACCCCGACCTCGTCGAGGCCGCCTGCCTCTCCCACGACATGGGCCACCCGCCCTTCGGGCACAACGGCGAACAGGCCCTCAACGACTTCGCGAAGGACTGCGGCGGCTTCGAGGGCAACGCCCAGTCCCTGCGCCTGCTCACCCGGATCGAACCCAAGCGGTTCATCGCCGACCCCGCGACCGGCGCGCCGGTCAGTGTCGGGCTCAACCTCACCCGCGCCGCGCTCGACGCCGCCACCAAGTACCCCTGGCCGCGCGGCGGTCACCCCGCCCACCCCGGCTCGCCCAAGTTCGGCGTGTACGAGGACGACCGGCCGGTCTTCGACTGGATCCGCGAAGGCGCCCCCGGGCACCGCAAGTGCTTCGAGGCCCAGGTCATGGACTGGTCCGACGACGTGGCGTACTCCGTCCACGACTTCGAGGACGGCCTGCACGCCGGGCACATCGACCCCAACCTGCTCTACGCCGAGCCCGAGCGGGACGACATCTGGCGGGTCGCCGTCGGCCGCTACGTACCCGAGGACACCGACCCGCAGGAGCTCGCCGACGCGCTCGACCGGCTCGTCGAGCAGGACTGGTGGCCGCACGGCTACGACGGATCCGCCGTCGCCCAGGCCCGGCTCAAGGACGCCACCAGCCAGCTCATCGGCCGGTTCTGCCTCGCCGCCGAGGGCGCCACGCGGGCGGCGTACGGCTCCGGGCGGCTCACCCGGTACGCCGCCGAACTCGTCGTCCCCCGCGAGACCCGCAACGAGTGCGCGGTCCTCAAGGCCGTCGCGGACCGGTACGTCATGCAGCGCGCCGAGCAGGAGGCACTCCGGGCCGACCAGCGGATCGTCCTCGCCGAACTGGCCGAGGCGCTCACCTCACGCGCCCCGGACAGCCTCGAACCGCAGTTCCGGGCACTGTTCCTGGCCGCCCCCGACGACCGTGCGCGCAAGCGGGTCATCGTCGATCAGATCGCGTCCCTCACCGACGCGTCCGCCCGCACCCTGCACGACCGCCTCACCGCCCGTCGCGCCTGA
- a CDS encoding ABC transporter ATP-binding protein gives MLIRLLRTHLGPYRKPIALLVALQFLQTCATLYLPTLNADIIDNGVVNGDTGYILRFGALMIAVSVLQVVCNVGAVYYGARTASALGRDVRAAVFARVQSFSAREVGQFGAPSLITRTTNDVQQVQMLVLMAFTLMVSAPIMCVGGIVMALSLDVPLSAVLLAVVPVLGIAVSLIVRRMRPLFRTMQERLDTVNRVLREQITGNRVIRAFVRDGYEAGRFRGANTDLTDVSMATGRLMALMFPTVMTVVNVSSVAVVWFGAQRIDSGGMEIGALTAFLAYLMQIVMAVMMATFMFMMVPRAEVCAERIEEVLATESSVVPPKAPVRELDRHGHLEIRGADFRYPGAEESVLRDVRLVARPGETTAIIGSTGSGKSTLLGLVPRLFDVTGGEVLVDGVDVRTLAPELMARTVGLVPQKPYLFSGTVATNLRYGKPDATDEELWHALEVAQAADFVRKLENGLNAPIAQGGTNVSGGQRQRLAIARTLVQRPEIYLFDDSFSALDYETDALLRAALARETSEATVVIVAQRVSTIREADRIVVLDEGRVVGAGRHHELMADNETYREIVLSQLTEAEAA, from the coding sequence GTGCTCATAAGACTTCTCCGAACCCATCTCGGACCGTACCGAAAGCCCATCGCCCTGTTGGTGGCCCTGCAGTTCCTGCAGACCTGCGCCACCCTCTACCTGCCGACCCTGAACGCGGACATCATCGACAACGGTGTCGTGAACGGGGACACCGGCTACATCCTGCGGTTCGGCGCGCTGATGATCGCCGTGTCCGTGCTCCAGGTCGTCTGCAACGTGGGCGCCGTGTACTACGGGGCGCGGACCGCGTCCGCGCTCGGCCGGGACGTCCGCGCGGCGGTCTTCGCGCGGGTGCAGTCCTTCTCGGCCCGTGAGGTCGGGCAGTTCGGCGCGCCCTCGCTGATCACCCGGACCACGAACGACGTCCAGCAGGTGCAGATGCTGGTCCTGATGGCGTTCACCCTGATGGTCTCGGCGCCGATCATGTGTGTCGGCGGCATCGTGATGGCGCTGTCGCTGGACGTGCCGCTGTCGGCGGTGCTGCTGGCGGTGGTGCCGGTGCTGGGCATCGCCGTCTCGCTGATCGTGCGGCGGATGCGGCCGCTGTTCCGGACCATGCAGGAGCGGCTCGACACCGTGAACCGGGTGCTGCGCGAGCAGATCACCGGCAACCGGGTCATCCGCGCCTTCGTCCGGGACGGGTACGAGGCCGGGCGCTTCCGCGGGGCGAACACGGACCTGACGGACGTGTCGATGGCGACGGGCCGGCTGATGGCGCTGATGTTCCCGACCGTCATGACGGTGGTGAACGTGTCGAGCGTGGCGGTGGTCTGGTTCGGGGCGCAGCGCATCGACAGCGGCGGGATGGAGATCGGCGCGCTGACCGCGTTCCTCGCCTATCTGATGCAGATCGTGATGGCCGTGATGATGGCCACCTTCATGTTCATGATGGTGCCGCGCGCGGAGGTGTGTGCCGAGCGCATCGAGGAGGTGCTGGCCACCGAGTCCAGCGTCGTCCCGCCGAAGGCGCCGGTACGCGAGCTGGACCGGCACGGCCACCTGGAGATCCGGGGCGCGGACTTCCGCTACCCGGGCGCCGAGGAGTCGGTGCTCCGTGACGTGCGGCTGGTGGCCCGGCCGGGCGAGACGACCGCGATCATCGGTTCGACCGGCAGCGGCAAGTCGACCCTGCTCGGCCTCGTGCCGCGGCTGTTCGACGTCACGGGCGGCGAGGTGCTGGTCGACGGCGTCGACGTGCGGACGCTCGCCCCGGAGCTGATGGCGAGGACCGTCGGCCTGGTGCCGCAGAAGCCGTACCTGTTCTCCGGGACGGTGGCGACCAACCTGCGGTACGGGAAGCCGGACGCGACCGACGAGGAGCTGTGGCACGCGCTGGAGGTGGCGCAGGCCGCCGACTTCGTGCGGAAGCTGGAGAACGGGCTGAACGCGCCGATCGCGCAGGGCGGCACCAACGTCTCCGGTGGCCAGCGGCAGCGGCTCGCGATCGCGCGGACGCTGGTCCAGCGGCCGGAGATCTATCTGTTCGACGACTCGTTCTCGGCGCTGGACTACGAGACGGACGCGCTGCTGCGCGCGGCGCTGGCGCGGGAGACGTCGGAGGCGACCGTGGTGATCGTCGCCCAGCGGGTGTCGACCATCCGGGAGGCCGACCGGATCGTGGTCCTCGACGAGGGCCGGGTCGTGGGCGCCGGACGGCACCACGAACTGATGGCGGACAACGAGACGTACCGGGAGATCGTGCTCTCCCAGCTGACCGAGGCGGAGGCTGCCTGA
- the dnaG gene encoding DNA primase translates to MAGRINDDDVKAVRDAVPIDAVVSEYLQLRNAGGGNLKGLCPFHDEKSPSFQVSPSKGLFHCFGCQEGGDTIAFVMKIDHLSFSETVERLAAKAGITLRYEEGGYNPGHQRGERIRLIEAHKVAAEFYADQLGSPEAEIGRKFLAERGFDQAAAEHFGVGYSPAGWDHLTRFLRGKGFSDKELILSGLSQDGRRGPIDRFRGRLMWPIRDVGGEVVGFGARRLRDDDNGPKYLNTPETPIYKKSQVLYGIDLAKKEIAKVSRAVVVEGYTDVMACHLAGVTTAIATCGTAFGGDHIKILRRLLMDNGSARVIFTFDGDAAGQKAALRAFEDDQKFAAETYIAIAPDGMDPCELRLAKGDEAVAELVEPRTPLFEFALRQIVNRYDLETPAGRAAALDEAAPIVARIKNIASQHEVAVQLAGLLGILDTQFVVKRVAQIARWQRGNGGKGPAPQSNRQQAAPQVQAPVAPAGPALNLRSPAHRTERELLKLALQYPALVSPAFDAYGVDEFTAPPYAAVRQCVQDAGGATDAPADYLDAVLEAAPDDTVRSLVRELAVEAIFAKAVDEAYAGDQLVTVRLRAVDRRIRDVQGTLARLGAHGAPEQVSAVQNELWVLTQYGQSLRTNGAAAL, encoded by the coding sequence GTGGCAGGCAGGATCAACGATGACGACGTGAAGGCGGTACGGGACGCGGTCCCGATCGACGCCGTCGTGTCCGAGTACCTCCAGCTCCGCAACGCCGGCGGCGGCAATCTGAAGGGGCTCTGCCCCTTCCACGACGAGAAGTCCCCGTCCTTCCAGGTCAGCCCGAGCAAGGGTCTCTTCCACTGCTTCGGCTGCCAGGAGGGCGGCGACACCATCGCCTTCGTGATGAAGATCGACCACCTCTCCTTCTCGGAGACGGTCGAGCGTCTCGCCGCCAAGGCGGGCATCACCCTGCGCTACGAGGAGGGCGGCTACAACCCCGGCCACCAGCGCGGCGAGCGGATCCGCCTGATCGAGGCCCACAAGGTCGCCGCCGAGTTCTACGCCGACCAACTCGGCTCGCCCGAGGCCGAGATCGGCCGGAAGTTCCTCGCCGAGCGCGGCTTCGACCAGGCCGCCGCCGAGCACTTCGGCGTCGGCTACAGCCCGGCCGGCTGGGACCACCTCACCCGCTTCCTGCGCGGCAAGGGCTTCTCCGACAAGGAGCTGATCCTCTCCGGTCTCTCCCAGGACGGCCGGCGCGGCCCCATCGACCGCTTCCGCGGCCGCCTGATGTGGCCGATCCGGGACGTCGGCGGCGAGGTCGTCGGCTTCGGCGCGCGCCGGCTCCGCGACGACGACAACGGGCCCAAGTACCTCAACACCCCCGAGACGCCGATCTACAAGAAGTCCCAGGTGCTGTACGGCATCGACCTGGCGAAGAAGGAGATCGCCAAGGTCAGCCGGGCCGTCGTCGTCGAGGGCTACACCGACGTCATGGCCTGCCACCTGGCCGGTGTCACCACCGCCATCGCCACCTGCGGCACTGCCTTCGGCGGCGACCACATCAAGATCCTGCGCCGGCTCCTCATGGATAACGGCTCGGCCCGGGTGATCTTCACCTTCGACGGCGACGCGGCCGGCCAGAAGGCCGCCCTGCGCGCCTTCGAGGACGACCAGAAGTTCGCCGCCGAGACGTACATCGCGATCGCGCCGGACGGCATGGACCCCTGCGAGCTCCGCCTCGCCAAGGGCGACGAGGCCGTCGCCGAACTCGTCGAGCCGCGCACCCCGCTGTTCGAGTTCGCGCTGCGCCAGATCGTGAACCGCTACGACCTCGAGACCCCGGCCGGCCGGGCCGCCGCGCTCGACGAGGCCGCGCCGATCGTGGCCCGGATCAAGAACATCGCCTCGCAGCACGAGGTCGCCGTCCAGCTCGCCGGGCTCCTCGGCATCCTCGACACCCAGTTCGTCGTCAAGCGGGTCGCGCAGATCGCCCGCTGGCAGCGCGGCAACGGCGGCAAGGGCCCCGCGCCCCAGTCGAACCGGCAGCAGGCCGCCCCCCAGGTCCAGGCCCCCGTCGCGCCCGCCGGGCCCGCGCTCAACCTGCGCAGCCCCGCTCACCGCACCGAGCGCGAGCTGCTCAAGCTCGCCCTCCAGTACCCGGCCCTGGTCTCGCCCGCCTTCGACGCGTACGGCGTGGACGAGTTCACGGCCCCGCCGTACGCGGCGGTGCGCCAGTGCGTCCAGGACGCGGGCGGCGCCACCGACGCTCCCGCGGACTACCTGGACGCGGTCCTCGAGGCCGCCCCGGACGACACGGTCCGGTCCCTCGTCCGGGAACTGGCCGTCGAGGCGATCTTCGCCAAGGCCGTGGACGAGGCCTACGCCGGCGACCAGCTGGTCACCGTCCGGCTGCGGGCCGTCGACCGCCGGATCCGCGACGTCCAGGGCACCCTGGCCCGCCTCGGCGCGCACGGCGCTCCCGAGCAGGTGTCCGCCGTGCAGAACGAGCTGTGGGTGCTCACCCAGTACGGCCAGTCCCTGCGCACGAACGGCGCGGCGGCACTCTGA